From Vreelandella neptunia, the proteins below share one genomic window:
- a CDS encoding manganese efflux pump MntP family protein — translation MTPITLLFLAVSMSADAFAASISKGAELQKPRFRHAIGIGLVFGVIEAITPLLGWAAGMVSQQYVQAWDHWVAFTLLSVIGSHMIYTGLKKEHKIEHRKQTLWLLILTATATSIDAMAVGASLAFIDASIIATSLAIGLATTVMASIGTLLGHKLGKFVGHWAELIGGVVLIGIGLAVLAEHTAFFNA, via the coding sequence ATGACACCCATCACCCTACTATTCCTAGCTGTTTCCATGTCAGCGGATGCTTTCGCCGCCTCCATCAGCAAAGGTGCTGAGCTGCAAAAGCCCCGATTTCGCCATGCTATCGGTATTGGCTTGGTATTCGGCGTAATCGAAGCCATCACGCCTTTACTCGGCTGGGCGGCTGGAATGGTATCGCAACAGTATGTGCAGGCCTGGGATCACTGGGTAGCCTTTACCCTGTTGTCGGTGATTGGCTCGCATATGATTTATACCGGGCTCAAGAAAGAGCACAAGATAGAGCACCGTAAACAAACACTCTGGCTATTAATCCTAACCGCCACTGCTACCAGCATTGATGCCATGGCCGTCGGTGCTAGCCTTGCCTTTATCGATGCCAGTATCATCGCCACCAGCTTGGCTATCGGCCTCGCCACCACCGTCATGGCCTCCATCGGCACACTGCTTGGTCATAAGCTCGGTAAGTTTGTTGGCCACTGGGCGGAGCTTATCGGTGGTGTTGTGCTAATCGGAATTGGTTTGGCAGTATTGGCGGAGCACACAGCTTTTTTTAATGCTTAA